From a region of the Chitinophaga caseinilytica genome:
- a CDS encoding porin family protein, which translates to MKKLFLALVVISGLTVSSAKAQKMIRFGFKGGANLGKIDGTGYDDAFKLGWHLGGFAQINLVKGFGIQPELIYSSSKTEVKNTGEFQTEYELNQVKENKPKLDYLSIPVLANIDLGSPRFKLQVGPQFSIMTSKKRNVFQEGKEAFKGGDFGAVGGLWLQLPIVNISARYVIGLSNVNDITFANGTNPEKWKNQSIQLGVGITL; encoded by the coding sequence ATGAAAAAACTGTTTTTGGCCCTTGTTGTAATCTCCGGCCTGACCGTATCCTCCGCAAAAGCCCAGAAAATGATCCGTTTCGGTTTCAAAGGCGGCGCCAACCTGGGGAAGATCGACGGAACGGGGTATGACGACGCCTTCAAACTCGGGTGGCACCTGGGCGGTTTCGCGCAGATCAACCTGGTGAAAGGTTTCGGCATCCAGCCCGAACTGATCTATTCCAGCTCCAAAACCGAAGTTAAGAACACCGGCGAATTCCAAACCGAATACGAACTGAACCAGGTAAAAGAGAATAAGCCGAAATTGGATTATCTTTCCATTCCGGTGCTCGCCAACATCGACCTGGGCTCTCCCCGCTTCAAACTGCAGGTAGGCCCCCAGTTCAGCATCATGACGAGCAAGAAAAGGAACGTGTTCCAGGAAGGAAAGGAAGCATTTAAAGGCGGTGACTTCGGCGCTGTTGGCGGCCTCTGGCTCCAGCTCCCTATCGTGAACATCAGCGCCCGCTACGTGATCGGCCTGTCCAACGTCAACGACATTACTTTCGCCAACGGTACCAATCCCGAAAAGTGGAAGAATCAATCTATTCAACTGGGCGTAGGTATTACTCTCTAA
- the lon gene encoding endopeptidase La encodes MNTFFLGNTEEEMEFMPIIPLNEDGEGQEEDLIPEELALLPLRNTVLFPGVVLPITVGRDKSIKAVNDAYKTDKMIGVVAQKDSNVEEPAVTDLNEVGTVAKIVKLIKMPDGGTTIIIQGRKRFRIKEIVTEDPYFKAKYDILSDEVEEGDSEFDAYVSSIKDLAGQIIALSPHLPSEASIILKNIENAPFLIHFVSSNLNSDVKEKQRILEISNLRQRAEVLMKLLQLELQLAELKNKINNKTKQDLDKQQRDYFLQQQMKSIKEELGGDSNDREIKEMIRKSEAKKWPDAARDLFTKGIEKLERMHPSTPDYSVVYNHLDLMLDLPWQDYTKDSYDLKKAKKVLDHDHYGMDRIKDRILEYLAVLKLKGDMKSPILCFVGPPGIGKTSLGRSIANAIGRKYARLSLGGLHDESEIRGHRKTYIGAMAGRILQTIRKVKSSNPVMILDEIDKIGNDFRGDPASALLEVLDPEQNSTFYDNYLELEYDLSKVLFIATANNLGAIPHALRDRLEIIDLSGYSIEEKVEIAKRHLLPKQKEMHGLDNVKLSFANKVIEKVIANYTRESGVRELDRQFAAIMRSLAKDVALGKTPKEAVSEERIAQALGKPKYNNEMYKTGNPPGVAVGLAWTYVGGDILFIESSLSDGKGELKLTGNLGNVMKESAVTALSWLQANALNFKIDPKVFQQKTIHIHVPEGAVPKDGPSAGVTMLTALASVYTGRRVKPYLAMTGEITLRGQVLPVGGIKEKILAAKRAGIKEIILCWQNEKDIQDINPDYIKGLKFHYVREMNQVLESALLKR; translated from the coding sequence ATGAATACATTTTTCTTGGGCAATACAGAGGAAGAGATGGAGTTTATGCCCATCATTCCGCTTAATGAAGACGGAGAAGGGCAGGAAGAAGACCTAATTCCCGAAGAACTGGCACTTTTACCCCTCCGCAATACCGTACTGTTCCCCGGCGTGGTGCTCCCCATCACCGTTGGGCGCGACAAGTCGATCAAGGCGGTGAACGATGCGTACAAGACTGACAAAATGATCGGTGTAGTCGCACAAAAAGACAGCAATGTCGAAGAACCTGCGGTGACAGACCTCAACGAAGTGGGGACGGTCGCCAAAATCGTGAAGCTCATCAAAATGCCCGATGGCGGCACCACCATCATCATCCAGGGCCGGAAACGCTTCCGTATCAAGGAAATCGTGACGGAAGACCCCTATTTCAAGGCGAAATACGACATCCTCAGCGATGAAGTGGAAGAAGGCGATTCGGAGTTCGACGCCTATGTTTCTTCCATCAAAGACCTGGCGGGGCAGATCATCGCCCTCAGCCCGCACCTCCCGTCGGAAGCCAGCATCATCCTCAAAAACATCGAGAACGCGCCTTTCCTCATCCACTTCGTGTCCAGCAACCTGAACAGCGACGTGAAGGAAAAGCAGCGCATCCTCGAGATCAGCAACCTCCGCCAGCGTGCGGAAGTGCTCATGAAGCTCCTGCAGCTGGAATTGCAGCTCGCGGAACTGAAAAACAAGATCAATAACAAAACCAAGCAGGACCTCGACAAGCAGCAGCGGGACTACTTCCTCCAGCAACAGATGAAATCCATCAAGGAAGAACTGGGCGGAGACAGTAACGATCGCGAGATCAAGGAAATGATCCGCAAGTCGGAAGCCAAGAAATGGCCCGATGCCGCGCGCGACCTGTTCACCAAAGGCATCGAGAAGCTGGAGCGCATGCATCCCAGCACGCCCGATTACTCCGTGGTGTACAATCACCTCGACCTGATGCTCGACCTGCCCTGGCAGGATTATACCAAAGACAGTTACGACCTGAAGAAGGCCAAGAAAGTGCTCGATCATGATCATTACGGGATGGACCGGATCAAAGACCGCATCCTCGAATACCTGGCCGTGCTGAAACTGAAAGGCGACATGAAATCGCCGATCCTTTGTTTCGTGGGCCCTCCGGGCATCGGTAAAACCTCGCTGGGGCGCTCCATCGCCAATGCGATCGGCCGTAAGTACGCGCGCCTCAGCCTCGGCGGGCTGCACGACGAAAGCGAGATCCGCGGTCACCGTAAAACCTACATCGGCGCCATGGCCGGCCGTATCCTGCAAACGATCCGTAAAGTGAAATCCTCCAACCCGGTGATGATCCTCGACGAGATCGACAAAATCGGCAACGACTTTCGCGGCGATCCGGCTTCGGCGCTGCTCGAAGTGCTCGATCCCGAACAGAACAGCACCTTCTACGATAATTACCTGGAGCTGGAATACGACCTGAGCAAAGTACTGTTCATCGCTACGGCCAACAACCTCGGCGCTATTCCGCACGCCCTGCGCGACCGCCTGGAGATCATCGACCTGAGCGGTTACTCCATCGAGGAGAAAGTGGAGATCGCCAAGCGCCACCTCCTGCCGAAACAAAAGGAAATGCACGGGCTCGATAACGTGAAGTTATCGTTCGCCAATAAAGTGATCGAAAAAGTAATCGCCAATTATACCCGCGAAAGCGGCGTCCGCGAGCTGGACCGCCAGTTTGCGGCCATCATGCGCTCCCTCGCCAAAGACGTGGCACTCGGCAAAACGCCGAAAGAGGCCGTATCCGAAGAAAGGATCGCGCAGGCGCTGGGCAAGCCGAAGTACAACAATGAAATGTACAAAACGGGCAATCCTCCCGGCGTGGCCGTGGGCCTGGCCTGGACGTACGTGGGAGGAGACATCCTCTTCATCGAGTCCAGCCTCTCGGACGGGAAGGGCGAGCTGAAGCTGACCGGTAACTTGGGCAATGTGATGAAAGAATCGGCCGTTACGGCGCTCAGCTGGCTGCAGGCCAACGCGCTGAATTTCAAGATCGATCCGAAAGTGTTCCAGCAAAAGACCATCCACATCCACGTTCCGGAAGGAGCGGTGCCGAAAGATGGGCCCAGTGCGGGCGTTACCATGCTTACGGCGCTGGCCTCGGTGTATACCGGCCGTCGCGTAAAGCCGTACCTGGCCATGACGGGCGAGATTACGCTCCGCGGACAGGTGTTGCCCGTGGGCGGTATCAAGGAAAAAATCCTCGCCGCCAAGCGCGCCGGCATCAAGGAGATCATCCTTTGCTGGCAGAACGAAAAAGATATCCAGGACATCAACCCCGACTATATCAAGGGGCTGAAGTTCCATTATGTGCGCGAAATGAACCAAGTGCTCGAATCTGCGTTATTAAAGAGGTAG